One genomic window of Pseudoxanthomonas sp. includes the following:
- the thiE gene encoding thiamine phosphate synthase, with product MSTTTPPRGLYLITPDDADGDTLLACTAPLLASGAVTWLQYRNKRVDAPARARDAAALQALSAIHGVPLIINDDVPLALAIGAAGVHLEEDPTPVTDARTALGPQALLGASCYEQPALARQAVADGASYVSFGAFFPSTSKPTTHRATPDVLIQSATLGVPRVAIGGLTPGNAAPVIQAGADLVAVIGGIYRAPDPIAAARAFQALFA from the coding sequence ATGTCGACCACCACGCCGCCGCGCGGCCTGTACCTGATCACCCCCGACGACGCCGACGGCGATACGTTGCTAGCGTGCACCGCCCCCTTGCTTGCCAGCGGCGCGGTTACTTGGCTCCAGTACCGCAACAAGCGAGTCGATGCGCCGGCGCGCGCACGCGATGCCGCCGCACTGCAAGCCTTGAGTGCAATCCACGGCGTGCCGCTGATCATCAACGACGATGTCCCGCTCGCCCTGGCGATCGGCGCGGCGGGCGTGCACCTGGAAGAAGACCCGACGCCGGTCACCGATGCACGCACTGCGCTGGGGCCGCAGGCGCTGCTCGGTGCCAGCTGCTATGAACAGCCCGCCCTGGCCCGACAGGCCGTGGCGGACGGCGCTAGTTACGTCAGCTTCGGCGCATTCTTCCCCAGTACCAGCAAGCCCACCACCCACCGCGCCACGCCCGATGTCCTGATCCAGAGCGCGACGCTGGGCGTCCCGCGCGTAGCCATCGGCGGACTGACCCCAGGCAACGCTGCGCCCGTCATCCAGGCAGGCGCCGACCTGGTCGCCGTCATCGGCGGCATCTACCGCGCACCCGACCCCATCGCAGCGGCGCGGGCGTTCCAGGCGCTGTTCGCCTAG